The Actinosynnema mirum DSM 43827 genomic interval ACAACCTCGCGCGCACCTCCCACACGGTCTTCTACAGCGAGAACTCCGAGCCCGGTCAGGTTCGGGTCAAGGACGCGGGCCGCGAGGTCACCGACACCGCCGAGGCCGTCAAGGACGCCCAGGTCGTCATCCTCGCCGTGCCGGACATCGCCCTCGGCCCGGTGTCCGCGCAGGTCGTGCCGCAGCTCAAGTCCGGCGCCATCGTGCTGACCCTGGACCCGGCCGCCGCGTACGCGGGCCTGCTGACCAAGCGCGACGACGTCGAGTTCGTCGTGGCCCACCCGTGTCACCCGTCGGTGTTCCTCCAGCGCAAGACCCCGGAGGAGGTCGCCGACACCTTCGGCGGCATCGCCGCCGCGCAGGACGTCGTGGCCGCCATCGAGTCCGGCGACGAGGCGGCCAGGGCCGTCGCCGCCGAGGTCATCCGCACCATGTACGCGCCGGTCATCGACGTGCACTGGGTGACCGTCAAGCAGCTGGCGTACCTGGAGCCCACCCTCGTCGAGACGGTGGCCTGCATGGTCGGCGCGCTGCTCAAGGAGGCGCTGGAGGAGACCGTCAACACCGTCGGCGTCCCCGAGCCCGCCGCCCGCGCCATGCTGCTCGGCCACGTCCAGGTCGCGCTCGCGAACACCCTCAAGGGCGACAACCCGTTCTCCGACGCGTGCCTGATCGCGATGGACTACGGCCGCGAGACGATCGTCAAGGACGACTGGAAGAAGATCTTCAACGACGGCGAGCTCGACGCCGTCATCGCGAAGATGCTGCACCTGGACAAGGTCCAGCACTGAGCTGGGCCAGCACTGAGCTGGGCCAGAGTTGAGCCAGGCCAGAGGGGAAGACGCCGGCGCGGTCCTGCGGGGACCGGCCGGCGCCCCCGGTCCCCGTCCCGGTCGACCGTCGAGCGCTGCTCCGGTCGAGTCCGGGTGATCACCGGAACGCCTGACCGCAATTGTGCGGCGAATTGTTTTCCCTCGGGACTTTCGGCCCCTTTCCGCTATCTCGCGTCCCGCCGGGCGCAATCCTGTGATTGCATGTCCTCCCATGGGCGGTAGTGCGCGTGGGGGAGGGTGGTGTGGGCGAGCCGGTTCCACCGGCATGGGCCGCGTGGGGTAAGTCGTCGCAGGTCCTGGGCTGGTCCGGGGAGGCGTTGGGGCGGGGCGCGGTGGTGTTCCCGCTGGTCGGGGCGGTGCCTGTCGGCCGTGGTCGGTCCGGCCCGCGCGCCGGGTCCCCGAGCGGTCGCGATGCGCGCCGCTTATCCATTCCCGATTTATCCGACGCCCGCTCCGGAATGATCCTCGCGGTTCCCGCCCCGCACTCCCGCGCGCCCCTGGCCGCGCCGATCGGCGATGCGCACGCCCCTCGCGGGGCGCTTTCCGCCGACGTCCCCGCCGCGCCCGCGCGCCGCCGGTCCCCGTGCCGCCCGTGCCGTGCCGCCCCATGCTTCCCACCCCGTGCCGCCCGACCCCGCGCCGTCCGCGCGGGGCGGTTCGCGCTGTCCGAACAGATGACCGAGGAAGGTTGATCGCGCGGTGTTCCTGACCAAGTTGACCGTCGACGTGCGCTCCCGCGAGTTCCGCCGGGACCTGGCGAACCTGCACGAGATGCACCGCACTGTCATGTCCGGTTACCCGAGGGTCGAGGACGGCTCGCCCGCCAGGCAGACCCACGGGGTGCTGTGGCGGCTCGACGCCACGCCCGCCGGGTACACCCAGTACGTGCAGAGCCTGACCCGGCCGGACTGGACCGGGTTACCCGAGACCCTGCTGACCTCGCCCGCCGAGGTGCGCTCGCTCGACCCGCTGCTCGACGCCATCGAGCCCGGCCGGGTGCTGGCGTTCCGGCTGCTGGCCAACGCCACCAAGGACAGCGTGCCCGCCGAGCCCGGTGGGCGCGGGCTGCGGGTGGCGCACCGCACGCCCGAGGCGCAGGTGTCGTGGTTGGCGCGCAAGGGGCAGCGGCACGGGTTCGCGCTGCGCGACCGGCCCGACGGGGTGCCGGACGTGACGCTGTGGTCCGCGCCCCGGATGACCGGGCGCAAGAAGGCCGGGCGGCCGATCACCGTG includes:
- a CDS encoding phosphogluconate dehydrogenase C-terminal domain-containing protein, which encodes MTENLTIAVIGAGGKMGMRVSNNLARTSHTVFYSENSEPGQVRVKDAGREVTDTAEAVKDAQVVILAVPDIALGPVSAQVVPQLKSGAIVLTLDPAAAYAGLLTKRDDVEFVVAHPCHPSVFLQRKTPEEVADTFGGIAAAQDVVAAIESGDEAARAVAAEVIRTMYAPVIDVHWVTVKQLAYLEPTLVETVACMVGALLKEALEETVNTVGVPEPAARAMLLGHVQVALANTLKGDNPFSDACLIAMDYGRETIVKDDWKKIFNDGELDAVIAKMLHLDKVQH
- the cas6e gene encoding type I-E CRISPR-associated protein Cas6/Cse3/CasE codes for the protein MFLTKLTVDVRSREFRRDLANLHEMHRTVMSGYPRVEDGSPARQTHGVLWRLDATPAGYTQYVQSLTRPDWTGLPETLLTSPAEVRSLDPLLDAIEPGRVLAFRLLANATKDSVPAEPGGRGLRVAHRTPEAQVSWLARKGQRHGFALRDRPDGVPDVTLWSAPRMTGRKKAGRPITVDAVRFDGHLVVTDADELREAVGSGIGRAKAYGCGMLSLARARIDLGEVAEVA